The Bacillota bacterium genome segment CCCGCACCCCCTGCCTCGCCGGTAGCTGCCGCCCCTGCCGAACCATCCTGGTGGCTCTGGGGAGCTTATTCCCCCCAGAACGACGAGTTGCCGCTTTCCTGCTCAAAAAACGACCCCTCCACCGTTGCCAACGGCCTGCCTGGTACAGTAGCCACGGGCTGCAGAGCATACGATTCTCTGCCTGCGGGGTTTTCTCCTGTTCCCGGCCGAACCCTGACCCGCAGCGGGCCTGCCACATATGCTGTACAGGTGAGCCGAACGAGATCGGGAGGTGGCACTCATGTCGGAACCCAGGATCCCGGATGCAGCTTCGCTGAAGGAAGTCTTGCGGCAGGCCATTGAAAGCGGCCAGCTCGCGCAGCAACTGGAGCAGCTCAAGGCTGGGACCCGAATGGGCCGGGCCCGCCTGGAAGACATGGAGTCTTCCCTGGAATCCCTGCGCAACCTGCTGGACGCGGTCAGGCAAGATCTCACGGGGGAAAGCTCAGTTCAGGAAACCTCGACCATGGAGTTGCTGGGCGAGGTCATGCGGCAACCGGCCTTCACCCAGCTGGCCGCCGAAGTGCTTGCCAAATTCCTGAGTGAGCAGGGGGGCGCTGCAACCGGGAATAGCCAGCAATGAAAACGACCGCCCCCTACTTCTTGATCATGTGCGTCAGCAACTGGGCGGCTATCTTCTGAAACTGGGGAGAAGAAATGATGCTGGCCAGGGCATCCGGGCTCGGGGCCGGAGTTGCCCGGGCGGAATCAGGAGCTACCGGGGCGGTAGCAGGAGTGGGTGACGCGGGCGCGGTGGCGGGAGGGGCCGAGGCCGCCGTGCCCGCGCCGTTCCCGGTGTGAGGGATAGTCGTGGCGGGCCGGGCCAGGACATAAAGGGCCTCGGCCAGCAACATCACTTCTACCAGTTCCTCGGCTATGGCCTGGCACCGGAGCTTTAGGAGTTGCAGGCAGCAATCCAGTTCCTGCTCGCGGCCGGCCGGGAACTGCTCAAGCGCCGCCTCTCGGGACGGCCTATCCCCTGCCCCGGGAAGGCGCGGGCACCTCTGCCCCGGAGCAGCGGTCATGGCGCCTTCCCGAGAACAGTCCCGGGCCCGGCCGATCATCTCCTCCAGGCCCGCAACCAGTTCCCGTCGGCGACCCTCCAGCTCGGTCAGTCTGGCGTCCAGCTCTTCCTTTTTTCTTCTCCATGCCTGGCTGGCCCGCTCTACGGCAGCCGGGTCCACCGTTTAACCCCCAGTCCGTCAATCTTCTATGCCCAGGGAGGCCGGGGCGTTCACCAACCCTGCCCCCTGCTCTTCGGGGGCGAGGTATGGCAGCGTGGTGGCTGTCTCCTTCAGGCGCCGGGCCACCTCATCGCCGCTCAGCCCGGGCTCACGCGCAAGCAGCAGGGCAGCCACGCCGCTCACGTGGGGCGCCGCCATAGAGGTGCCGCTCAATTCCCTGTAACCGTCTCCGTACGCCGAGAGAATGCGCGATCCCGGAGCCGCCAGGTCCACCTCCGGTCCCCGGCTGCTGTAACCGGCCAGGGTGTCATCGGGATTCAAAGCGGTGACCGCCAGCACGCCGGGATGGCTGGCGGGGAAGTCCACCGAGTTAGGGCGTCCGCTGTTGCCGGCCGCAGCCACCAGTATCACCCCGGCCTCAAGGGCCGCCTGCAAGGCCCTGCCCAGGGCACGGTTTTTGTTCCCCCCGAAGCTCATGTTGACGATCTGCATGCCGTTCTGGACACACCACTCCACTGCGCTGATGATGTTGGAGATCGCCCCCGCCCCCTGCCCGTCAAAGGCCTTTAACGAGTATACCTCGGCCTCGGGGGCGACGCCCACCACCCCTATCTCGTTGTCGCGGGCGGCAATGATCCCGGTTACGTGGGTGCCATGGCCGTTGTCATCCAGGGGAGGGGCGTTGGGATCTAAGAAGTTCACTCCTCCCCGCACGGCATCCGTCAGGTCGGGGTGCCCGGCATTCACTCCTGTGTCGATCACGGCCACCTTGACGCCCCGCCCCCGGCTGTACCGCCAGGCTTCGGGTGCTCCCACCCGCTTCACTCCCCAGGGTACGTTCTGAGTCGGCAGCAGGGTGGGCCTGCGCCACCGGCAGAGGATACGCATCACGCCGTCCTCCTCTACGTCCATGATCTGGGGCGACAGGGCCAGGGCACGGTAAAACTCCACGGTGGCTCTGGGAAACTCGCACACTACCCCGTTTATGAGGGGCAATTCCCGGATGATCTCCCCTCCCAAAGACCTCACCAGGATGAGCCCCTGGCTGAGGGGAACATCCTTCCAGAAAGTGACGATTTTCCGGTCCGGGCACCGCACCTGCCTCGCCCGGTTCCGGGCCAGACGCGCACCCAGGGTCGCAACCACCAGCACGCCAGCAATGGGCCACACAGGGAACCCCTCCCGCGTTGACAGAATATGATGTTGCTGCCCCATATCTATGACGGCTTGAGCCCAGGCGTACGTTGTCCCCTGCGCGAGGAGGTGCCCGGTGTTGCTGGGGAGCAAAGACGACTGGAGAGAAAGGCTGAAGAGGCTCGAGGAGGAAATAGCCACCAGTCGCCAGCGGCGTGAAGAACTGAGGGAAATCCTCGACCGGCTGGACCAACTCAACCGTCAGATCGACTCCCTGGCCACCGGCCCCGCGCCCCAACCTTCACCGGAAGAAGCTGGGGGCAGTCCCCTCCCGACGGGCGGAGAAGGGAGTCCACCTCCGGGGGGCACAGAGCCCGGTCCGCCAGGGGGAGGCCCGGAACCGGCGCCCGGGGGATGGAAGGCCAGGTGGCGTCAGGCCGTCCTGCAGCGGACTCCGCAGGCGAAACTGGAACACGCGGAGACCCTCGTAGGTGCGGTTGCCAGCCAGATGCAGGCCGTGGAAGGGTCTCTGGATACAGCCTGCCAGTTCGTGGACAGCGTGGCCCACAAACTCAGGTCCGGGGGCCCGCCCGGCCCCATACCCGGTGACCTGGTAAAGGAAGTGGTCGCCTCCGAAGCGTTCCAGCAACTGGTGGCCCGTCTGCTGGCTAGCCTTCTGCGGGAGACCAGTACCCAGCCTGCACATTCGACGGCCAACCCCATATTATGTAGTGAAGCCGGTCACCCGCAGGCCACATCGATGAGAAAGGAGGTGCGGGCTGTGAAAACGCAGGCGCCCGATCCCGGGTTCTTCTGGTGGATCATCATCATCGTGCTCATTATCGTGCTACTGTGCTTCTGCTTCCCCCTTGGAGCAGGAGCCGCGCAGTGAACAGGGAACAGCCGCGAACCGGGGGGCCCGCACGGCCCCCTGGTTCTCATTCCGTTGCCCCCGGGTGTGCATCCCCCACCCTTCACGTCCGGGTGTTACGATGGCGCAGGGGCCGCAGGAGGGGCAGGCACGAGGAACAGGGGCAACAGGATCAGGATGGCCGCCAAAAGGAGGACCACGATGAGCAACCAGTCCACCTGCAAGGCAGACCCCCCTTTCCCCGGGCAATAAGTAAGGGGCAGCCATGCGGCTCCCCTTACCATGCCGGGGACCGGCACTAGAAGATGATCCAGATCAGCAGGATGATGGGCAGGAATATGATGAGCAGCAGCCACCACAGCAGCGCGGATGTATGCATCTCCTTCTTCACGATCCCTCACCCCCCTTCAGGGCTGCCAGTGCTGCTATCAGCAACCGCACATACAGCGGCAGGAAGAGAACCACCAGGCCGATCGCGCAGACCACGATGAGCGCTTCTATCTGGGCACTGGCGAACTGGCCACCCCGCCACTTCCCGTCATGGAGAATGACCTGCCTCCCCAGGGGAGAAAGGGGAATCACGGCGTTCAGAGCAAAAAGCAAAGGTCCGTGCAGGCCCACCAGGTAGCGCGTTTCCTCCAGTATGGTCCGAACCTGCTGATTGTCGTTGCTCACCCACAACACCTTCCCGCCGGAGACCCGCTACATAATATGCCTGACCATGCCGGGAAGTCACCGCAGCCAGGCGTCAGATGGCACAGGGAGAGTTGTACCGCATATCAAGGCATGGGGGGATAAAGCTGACCACAGCCTGGCACCGGGTCTGGCAGAAGATGAAGGCTCTTTTGTCCGGGGCAGCCCTGTTGCCCCTCGCTCCCCTGCTGGGGTGGGGTCCCTTCACCCACATCGAGGTCACGCGCCTGGCGTGGCGCAGGATCCGGGATTCCCCTGGCATGCTGGCGAACGACCTCCCCGACCGCCTGAAGGGCCACGAGAATACTTTCTCACTGGCAGCGGCGAGCGCCGACGCCATTTCCGTCCACCATGTGATGAAGCGATGTCCACTCTACGATTACATGCACAACTGGATGCCCGACAACGCCCACGGCGTGCCCCGATTCGGATACGCCCTGGTACACCAGTGTCTGCACGGCCAGCCCCACGACCTGGCCATAGCATGCGGCTGGTTGGCCCACCAGATGGCGGACTGGTGGGCCCACTACGCCCCCATAAGGACAGACGGTACCCCGGCGGGCGATGCTCCGGACAACTCCCCACTGTTCAGTGGCTACGCCAATTCATTCCGGGTGCTCGGTACCCAGTTTTACCCGGAAATCCTTGATCACTACCGCGTGCTGGACCATGCCCTGCTAGAGCTCCTCTACGATCTCGTGGTGCTCTACCGCCCGGGTGGCGAAGAACTGCAAAACGCACGTCCCGTTCTCTTCGGGCCCGAGGCCGGCAACCCGCTCACCCGCACCTCCGAACGCTGGGCCGCCCGGCTACCCCGGGTGCCGCCGCAGTTGGTGGGTGAAATGGAAGAGGCTTTCGGGCGGGTGATGAGGGGTCTGGTCAACCTCTACTCCCTCCTCCGCCCCTTCCGGCCCCTCCTGAAACAGCGGGTGGATCGGCTCATTTCCTTCAGCGGGGTGGGTGAAGCCTACCTGGAACTTTGCGCCGACAAGATCGTGGAAGGCGTATTCCAGGTGACCGAGGAGGAAATGGCCCAGTGGGGGTCCCCCGACGTCATCATTCCCGAACAGGCGCCCCCTTACGCGGCGCGCTTGTGGCCCATGCCCAAAGGCCTGTACCCGGGCACCCCCCTGCTGGAACTGGCGGGCTGGCTCGGGAACCTGAGAACAGACGTGGACACGCCCTTCCTCTCCCACCTGACCGACCTGTTGCGGGGAGAACCTGCCGGTCCTCACACCCTGGGCCTGGTCTTCCTGCTCGGCATCGCCGCCACCGAGGAAGATGGGCACCTGCCGGGGTGGCTCCACCGCCTCATGCCCCCCGCCATTTCTCTGGTGGGAGTGCCACCCACCGAGGTTCGGGCCAGCCTCGCCGCCGCCCTGCAGTCCCGGGAACTGGTGATGGCATTCGTGCCCGCCGCACCCCTGGATTCCGACCTACTGCACGGCCCCAAGGCCCTCGACCCCGCCAGCCTGCAAGTCATCTTCAACGGGTACGATATGGACCGCTACCCCGAATACTTCCGGGTGGAAAAACACCACCAGCAAGGTAAGATCATCTGGCATTGCCGCCTTCTGCAACCTGTCGCTGATGGATACCACCAGGTGTGGGCGACCGCCCGGGACAGATCGGGAGTCCCAGCCCTGCCGTTCAACCACGTGGTGGATCTGCGCACGCCGGAAAGAAGTGGTGTGCCGGAAGCAAGTCGGCTTAGCGCAGGGCATCCAGTTGGGACGAGATGACCTCCCATACGGACGGCTTCTCGAACCCCCGTCTCCAGGAGGCCACTCCCGCCAGCCGGTACCTCGAGGCCAACCTGATGCGGGCCAGGATAGAACGTTCGTTTTCCAGCCATACCTGATAGGTCACGCCGTCCTCCTCCCAGCGGGCGTAATCCTGGCCGGTAGCCGGGTCCAGCCGGGGGACCACACCCTTTCGGGCCAGGATGGCTTCCACCTCCACCATGCCCAGAGCCTGGGAAGTGAGCCTATACCCGCCCCCGGGCTGCCGCTCCTGTTTCCAGAGCCGGGTGTAGAAGGGCATCCCCAGCAGCAGCTTCTCGGGGGGCACCTCCTCGAGCAGCCCCCGAATCCCCTTCTCCACCCAGGGCAGCGATGCCACCGATCCCGCCTGCGGAGAACCGGCATAGTGCTCGTCATACCCCATTAGAACCAGGTAATCGGCGGCACGGGCCAGCGCCCGGCGGTCAAGGAACCCCGACCAGGTCGGGCTGGGGGACTTCACGGTGACATCAACCGATACCGTAAGACCTTCTGCCCGGGCCAGACGGGAGAGGTCCTCCACAAACCTCACGAACACCTGCTTCTCGGAAGGATAAACGTTTTCAAAGTCCACGTTAATGCCATCGAGGGAAAAGAGACGGCAGTACACGAGCAGTTGCCTGATCAGGTGCTGTCGCGCCTTCTCATCCTGCAGAACCTTGCGGGTGAGTTCAGGGTCAAAGTTGTTGCCCACCAGAACCCACACTGCGTATCCCCGCCCGTGCGCCCAACTCACGTAAGAAGCGTTGCAACCGGAAGATAGGGAACCGTCCTCACCCTCCAGGTGCAACCAGGTGGGGGAAACCACGTTGAGGCCCGGGAGAGGACCTATGCTCTCCAGGTCGGGACCGCCCGGACGGGTAACGTGCTCCCAGGTGAGACACACCGGACCGCTGACCCTGTGGGGTGGTAACCGGGGAGGCGCGGATACGGGGTGAACACCCGCCTTTTCCACCTTCCCAACCGGCACATACCCGGTCGTCCCGTCCCCGGTGCGCACCAGGAACCACCCGCCCACCTGATCGTAAACCAGCAGGGAAGTGCCGGCCGGCACGGTCTTGCCCGGCCATAAGGGCCAGGGCCGGCCCCGTACCCGCAGGGACGTGGGGGTTGTCACCAGGGGGATCTCCCGCCCCGCCCGATCGATCAGTACGCGTGCGCCCACCAGTTCCACCACGATGCCGTACATTTCCTGCAGCGCCTCGATGGGTACCCGCCCATCGGGAGCGTACAACTCGATCAGCACCGGTTCGGCCTGAACGAATCTTGTGGCTTCCGGAGAAGCCATGGACAGGCGCCAGGGCGAAGTGGAAGTCTGAGCCCTGTGCGCAGCGATCAGGCGCATGGCAGGGTCAAAGTGCTCGCGCACCATCTCCACAGGAAGCCACACCACCCCCTGGGCATCCACCCGGGCCCACCCTACCCGGCGCGCGCCCAGCAGCACCTCTGCCCGGCCGGGGATGGGGGGCCGGGGTTTCCCCACCCGAGCCGCAGGGGGGATGATTACCCGCACGGCGAACACGCCCAGGGCAACAA includes the following:
- a CDS encoding S8 family peptidase, with product MWPIAGVLVVATLGARLARNRARQVRCPDRKIVTFWKDVPLSQGLILVRSLGGEIIRELPLINGVVCEFPRATVEFYRALALSPQIMDVEEDGVMRILCRWRRPTLLPTQNVPWGVKRVGAPEAWRYSRGRGVKVAVIDTGVNAGHPDLTDAVRGGVNFLDPNAPPLDDNGHGTHVTGIIAARDNEIGVVGVAPEAEVYSLKAFDGQGAGAISNIISAVEWCVQNGMQIVNMSFGGNKNRALGRALQAALEAGVILVAAAGNSGRPNSVDFPASHPGVLAVTALNPDDTLAGYSSRGPEVDLAAPGSRILSAYGDGYRELSGTSMAAPHVSGVAALLLAREPGLSGDEVARRLKETATTLPYLAPEEQGAGLVNAPASLGIED
- a CDS encoding glycosyl hydrolase family 18 protein, with translation MKLALRSLGVLILLLVALGVFAVRVIIPPAARVGKPRPPIPGRAEVLLGARRVGWARVDAQGVVWLPVEMVREHFDPAMRLIAAHRAQTSTSPWRLSMASPEATRFVQAEPVLIELYAPDGRVPIEALQEMYGIVVELVGARVLIDRAGREIPLVTTPTSLRVRGRPWPLWPGKTVPAGTSLLVYDQVGGWFLVRTGDGTTGYVPVGKVEKAGVHPVSAPPRLPPHRVSGPVCLTWEHVTRPGGPDLESIGPLPGLNVVSPTWLHLEGEDGSLSSGCNASYVSWAHGRGYAVWVLVGNNFDPELTRKVLQDEKARQHLIRQLLVYCRLFSLDGINVDFENVYPSEKQVFVRFVEDLSRLARAEGLTVSVDVTVKSPSPTWSGFLDRRALARAADYLVLMGYDEHYAGSPQAGSVASLPWVEKGIRGLLEEVPPEKLLLGMPFYTRLWKQERQPGGGYRLTSQALGMVEVEAILARKGVVPRLDPATGQDYARWEEDGVTYQVWLENERSILARIRLASRYRLAGVASWRRGFEKPSVWEVISSQLDALR